In Lacerta agilis isolate rLacAgi1 chromosome 1, rLacAgi1.pri, whole genome shotgun sequence, the following proteins share a genomic window:
- the CDKN1C gene encoding cyclin-dependent kinase inhibitor 1C: protein MSNVHLSSASALERLAARRTFPLHARTGVCRNLFGPVDHDELNRDLKSKLREICEDGQKRWDYNFQSETPLGGPGRLQWEEVDGGAVPAFYRETLQVGKCRFPVLVIRSKAPPPGSAEAPPEADPQGTGVPSAPSPLSSPGKTAPLESTRSAGEERLNQENRAAQLHSFSGIIIKPVPCAAAALKRASSASVAHITDFFAKRKRVVDSKVPGDHPSALPTSVSAVPAEQTPRKRLR, encoded by the exons ATGTCCAACGTGCACCTCTCGAGCGCCTCGGCTCTGGAGCGCCTGGCGGCTCGGCGGACTTTCCCGCTGCACGCTCGTACCGGGGTGTGCAGGAACCTCTTTGGCCCCGTGGATCACGACGAGCTAAACCGAGACCTGAAGAGCAAGCTGCGGGAGATCTGCGAGGACGGCCAGAAGcgctgggactacaacttccagagCGAGACGCCGCTGGGCGGCCCGGGCAGGCTGCAGTGGGAAGAGGTGGACGGAGGCGCCGTGCCCGCTTTCTACCGGGAGACGCTGCAGGTCGGCAAGTGCCGCTTCCCGGTGCTGGTGATCCGCTCCAAGGCGCCTCCGCCGGGAAGCGCGGAGGCACCTCCGGAGGCAGATCCCCAGGGGACGGGGGTTCCCTCGGCCCCCTCCCCGCTCAGCTCTCCGGGCAAGACGGCCCCCTTGGAAAGCACTAGGTCGGCGGGCGAAGAGCGCCTCAACCAAGAGAACCGGGCCGCTCAGCTCCACAGCTTCTCAGGGATTATAATCAAGCCTGTCCCGTGCGCCGCGGCGGCGCTGAAAAGGGCGTCGTCGGCCAGTGTAGCGCACATCACAG ATTTCTTCGCCAAGCGGAAAAGAGTCGTAGACTCGAAAGTGCCCGGGGATCATCCCAGCGCCTTGCCAACTTCGGTTTCTGCTGTCCCCGCCGAGCAGACCCCCCGGAAAAGGCTCCGATGA